A section of the Agromyces aurantiacus genome encodes:
- a CDS encoding SURF1 family protein, which translates to MLRMMLRPRWVLALLAALGVAAGFAVLAQWQVGRAVEEATVVERPTEQVRPLADVAQPDGPTEQAATGQRVAVRGTFVPGDTVLVQGRLNDGVTGWWVVAHLEVTDAARGGLPVALGWTPDERTARDALAEVDAGARSGGEVEVVGRFLPSEAPVVPDEDGDPNAMTTVAVAHLVNVWADYDDRPVYFGYVTAADPVAGLEAIASPPPEQEAQLNWLNVFYAIEWVVFAGFAVYVWYRLVKDAVQREREEAELAAERATAGAAPAGGGEPSRG; encoded by the coding sequence ATGCTCCGGATGATGCTGCGCCCGCGGTGGGTGCTCGCCCTGCTCGCCGCCCTCGGGGTCGCGGCGGGGTTCGCCGTCCTCGCGCAGTGGCAGGTCGGCCGCGCCGTCGAGGAGGCCACCGTCGTCGAGCGGCCCACCGAGCAGGTCCGTCCCCTGGCCGACGTCGCGCAGCCCGACGGACCGACCGAGCAGGCCGCGACCGGGCAGCGCGTCGCGGTGCGCGGCACGTTCGTGCCCGGCGACACCGTGCTCGTGCAGGGCCGACTGAACGACGGCGTCACCGGATGGTGGGTGGTCGCCCACCTCGAGGTGACGGATGCCGCGCGCGGCGGCCTGCCCGTCGCGCTCGGCTGGACGCCCGACGAGCGCACGGCCCGCGACGCGCTCGCCGAGGTCGATGCCGGCGCCCGCAGCGGTGGAGAGGTCGAGGTCGTCGGCCGATTCCTGCCGAGCGAGGCGCCCGTGGTGCCCGACGAGGACGGCGACCCGAACGCGATGACGACGGTCGCGGTGGCCCACCTCGTCAACGTCTGGGCCGACTACGACGATCGTCCCGTGTACTTCGGCTACGTCACGGCGGCCGATCCCGTCGCGGGGCTCGAGGCGATCGCCTCTCCGCCGCCCGAGCAGGAGGCGCAGCTGAACTGGCTGAACGTGTTCTACGCGATCGAGTGGGTCGTCTTCGCCGGGTTCGCCGTGTACGTCTGGTACAGGCTCGTCAAGGACGCGGTGCAGCGCGAGCGCGAGGAGGCCGAGCTCGCGGCCGAGCGCGCGACGGCCGGGGCGGCCCCGGCCGGCGGCGGCGAACCGTCGCGCGGCTGA
- a CDS encoding GuaB3 family IMP dehydrogenase-related protein, which translates to MTQEIEIGRSKRGRRVYAFDDIAIVPSRRTRDPEDVSVSWGIDAYQFDIPFLAAPMDSVVSPRTAIMMGQLGGLGVLDLEGLWTRYEDPEPVLAEIRNLADDRATARMQELYAEPIKPDLVTARLAEIRAAGVTVAGALSPQRTQELYETVVAAGVDLFVIRGTTVSAEHVSKNQEPLNLKKFIYELDVPVIVGGAATYTAALHLMRTGAAGVLVGFGGGAASTTRATLGIHAPMATAVADVAGARRDYLDESGGRYVHVIADGGVGKSGDIVKAIACGADAVMLGAALARATDAPGGGWHWGAESHHAKLPRGERVQVGQVAPLEEIFYGPAPAADGTANLVGALRKSMATTGYSDLKEFQRVEVVVAPYQST; encoded by the coding sequence GTGACCCAGGAGATCGAGATCGGCCGTTCCAAGCGGGGCCGCCGCGTCTACGCGTTCGACGACATCGCGATCGTGCCGAGCCGGCGCACGCGCGACCCCGAGGATGTCTCGGTGTCGTGGGGCATCGACGCGTACCAGTTCGACATCCCGTTCCTCGCCGCCCCGATGGACTCGGTGGTCTCGCCGCGCACGGCGATCATGATGGGCCAGCTCGGGGGCCTCGGCGTGCTCGACCTCGAGGGCCTCTGGACCCGGTACGAGGATCCCGAGCCCGTGCTCGCCGAGATCCGCAACCTCGCCGACGACCGCGCGACCGCGCGCATGCAGGAGCTCTACGCCGAGCCGATCAAGCCCGACCTCGTGACGGCGCGCCTCGCCGAGATCCGCGCGGCGGGCGTCACGGTCGCGGGCGCGCTCTCGCCGCAGCGCACGCAGGAGCTCTATGAGACCGTCGTCGCGGCCGGCGTCGACCTGTTCGTGATCCGCGGCACCACCGTGTCGGCCGAGCACGTCTCGAAGAACCAGGAGCCGCTGAACCTCAAGAAGTTCATCTACGAGCTCGACGTGCCCGTGATCGTCGGCGGCGCGGCCACCTACACGGCCGCCCTCCACCTCATGCGCACGGGCGCGGCGGGCGTGCTCGTCGGCTTCGGCGGGGGCGCCGCGTCGACCACGCGCGCCACGCTCGGCATCCACGCGCCCATGGCGACGGCCGTGGCGGATGTCGCGGGCGCGCGCCGCGACTACCTCGACGAGTCGGGCGGCCGGTACGTGCACGTCATCGCCGACGGCGGCGTCGGCAAGTCGGGCGACATCGTCAAGGCGATCGCGTGCGGCGCCGACGCGGTCATGCTCGGCGCGGCGCTCGCGCGCGCGACCGACGCGCCGGGCGGCGGATGGCACTGGGGCGCCGAGTCGCATCACGCCAAGCTGCCGCGCGGCGAGCGCGTGCAGGTCGGCCAGGTCGCGCCGCTCGAGGAGATCTTCTACGGCCCGGCACCCGCCGCCGACGGAACCGCCAACCTCGTGGGGGCACTGCGCAAGTCGATGGCGACCACGGGCTACTCCGACCTCAAGGAGTTCCAGCGCGTCGAGGTCGTCGTCGCGCCGTACCAGTCCACCTGA
- a CDS encoding glycerol-3-phosphate dehydrogenase/oxidase: MARLKSVTRSTKLGPEERTAAIARLKEKELDILVVGGGIVGTGAALDAVTRGLSTGLLEARDWASGTSSRSSKLVHGGIRYLEQLDFRLVREALIERGLLLQRIAPHLVKPVRFLYPLKKRVFERVYIGAGMLLYDIFSYTGGRPPGVPHHRHLSKRQVHRAIPSLSQDALVGGLTYYDAQVDDARYVASLARTASFYGAHVASRVKVEGFVKVGERVVGVKAHDLQTDEHFEVRAKQVVNATGVWTDDTQRMVGERGTFKVRASKGIHLVVPRDRIQSAMGMIFRTEKSVLFVIPWGRHWLIGTTDTDWNLDKAHPAATAADIDYLLEHVNAVMAIPLTREDVEGVFAGLRPLLAGESESTSKLSREHVVAHTVPGLVVVAGGKWTTYRVMAKDAIDAAADALDGRVPPSTTQDIPLLGAEGYQAAWNKRGKIARAFGVHKVRIEHLLNRYGTMTDELLDLIRENPELGEPLPGADDYLGAEVVYAASHEGALHLDDVLARRTRISIEAWDRGVSAAPVAARLMAGVLGWDADREALEVERYLQRVAAERASQEQPDDESADRVRLEAPDIVQVD, encoded by the coding sequence ATGGCGAGACTGAAGTCGGTGACGCGTTCGACCAAGCTCGGACCCGAGGAGCGGACGGCGGCGATCGCCCGGCTCAAGGAGAAGGAGCTCGACATCCTGGTCGTCGGCGGCGGGATCGTCGGCACGGGTGCGGCGCTCGACGCCGTGACCCGGGGGCTCTCGACCGGACTGCTCGAGGCGCGCGACTGGGCGTCGGGCACGTCGAGCCGGTCGTCGAAGCTCGTGCACGGCGGCATCCGATACCTCGAGCAGCTCGACTTCCGGCTCGTCCGTGAGGCCCTCATCGAACGCGGCCTGCTGCTGCAGCGCATCGCGCCGCACCTCGTGAAGCCCGTGCGGTTCCTCTACCCGCTGAAGAAGCGCGTGTTCGAGCGGGTCTACATCGGCGCGGGCATGCTGCTCTACGACATCTTCAGCTACACGGGCGGGCGCCCTCCGGGCGTGCCGCACCACCGCCACCTGTCGAAGCGGCAGGTCCACCGGGCGATCCCGTCGCTGTCGCAGGATGCGCTCGTCGGTGGCCTCACCTACTACGACGCGCAGGTCGACGACGCCCGGTACGTGGCATCCCTCGCCCGCACGGCGTCGTTCTACGGCGCGCACGTCGCGAGCCGGGTCAAGGTCGAGGGGTTCGTCAAGGTCGGCGAGCGCGTCGTCGGCGTGAAGGCGCACGACCTGCAGACCGACGAGCACTTCGAGGTGCGCGCGAAGCAGGTCGTGAACGCGACAGGCGTGTGGACGGACGACACGCAGCGCATGGTCGGCGAGCGCGGCACGTTCAAGGTGCGCGCGTCGAAGGGCATCCACCTCGTCGTGCCGCGCGACCGCATCCAGTCGGCCATGGGCATGATCTTCCGCACCGAGAAGAGCGTGCTGTTCGTGATCCCGTGGGGCCGGCACTGGCTCATCGGCACGACCGACACCGACTGGAACCTGGACAAGGCGCACCCCGCCGCGACCGCGGCCGACATCGACTACCTGCTCGAGCACGTCAACGCCGTGATGGCGATCCCGCTCACCCGGGAGGACGTCGAGGGCGTCTTCGCCGGGCTCCGGCCGCTGCTCGCGGGCGAGAGCGAGTCGACCTCGAAGCTCTCGCGCGAGCACGTCGTCGCGCACACCGTGCCCGGCCTCGTCGTGGTCGCGGGTGGGAAGTGGACGACCTACCGCGTCATGGCGAAGGATGCGATCGACGCCGCGGCCGACGCGCTCGACGGTCGGGTGCCGCCCTCGACCACGCAGGACATCCCCCTGCTCGGTGCGGAGGGCTACCAGGCGGCGTGGAACAAGCGCGGCAAGATCGCGCGCGCGTTCGGCGTGCACAAGGTGCGCATCGAGCACCTCCTGAACCGCTACGGCACGATGACCGACGAACTGCTCGACCTGATCCGCGAGAACCCCGAGCTCGGCGAGCCGCTGCCCGGCGCCGACGACTACCTCGGCGCCGAGGTCGTCTACGCGGCGTCGCACGAGGGCGCGCTGCACCTCGACGACGTGCTCGCGAGGCGCACCCGCATCTCGATCGAGGCGTGGGACCGCGGCGTCTCGGCGGCCCCGGTCGCGGCGAGGCTCATGGCCGGCGTGCTCGGCTGGGATGCCGATCGCGAGGCGCTCGAGGTCGAGCGGTACCTGCAGCGGGTCGCGGCCGAGCGCGCGTCGCAGGAGCAGCCCGACGACGAGTCCGCCGACCGCGTGCGGCTGGAGGCGCCCGACATCGTGCAGGTCGACTGA
- a CDS encoding DUF3817 domain-containing protein, translating to MPLEPKPADFPRIRGALKFYMVCSVITGVMLLLLCTEMLLKYVWHLELFAFGANGLLAFEPVVETPEGVESTGTGVNLSTGILIAHGWFYVVYLFSNFRLWSLMRWPFWRLLLLASGGIVPFLSFILEARIGREVRAYLAKREADAASAPPESESESVEAAQ from the coding sequence ATGCCCCTCGAGCCCAAACCGGCTGATTTCCCGCGCATCCGCGGGGCCCTGAAGTTCTACATGGTCTGCTCGGTCATCACGGGCGTCATGCTGCTGCTGCTGTGCACCGAGATGCTGCTGAAGTACGTGTGGCACCTCGAGCTGTTCGCCTTCGGCGCCAACGGCCTGCTCGCGTTCGAGCCCGTCGTCGAGACGCCCGAGGGGGTCGAGTCGACCGGCACCGGCGTGAACCTCTCGACGGGCATCCTGATCGCGCACGGCTGGTTCTACGTCGTGTACCTGTTCAGCAACTTCCGCCTCTGGAGCCTCATGCGCTGGCCGTTCTGGCGCCTGCTCCTGCTGGCGTCGGGCGGCATCGTGCCGTTCCTCTCCTTCATCCTCGAGGCCCGCATCGGGCGCGAGGTGCGCGCGTACCTGGCGAAGCGTGAAGCGGATGCCGCGTCCGCACCCCCCGAGTCCGAGTCCGAGTCCGTGGAGGCCGCCCAGTGA
- a CDS encoding ABC-F family ATP-binding cassette domain-containing protein — protein MGFIDVNGVCFSLPDGRPLLADLAFRVTEGRTTALIGQNGAGKTTLLRIIRGDLRPDEGSVQVDGGLGVMDQFVGRGEVVEGVDRTVHGLLVSVAPARVRAAAIELEQAENALIETDDTAAQMRYASALAEYAEAGGYDQEVVWDHCTIAALGVPFERAKWRELSTLSGGEQKRLALEALLRGPEQVLLLDEPDNSLDVPGKRWLEQQLRTTPKTVLLVSHDRELLARAADRIVTLEAGGAGSTAWVHGGSFRGYHAAREERFARLDELRRRWDEQHAQLKQLAQNLKVKATYNDAMASRYQAALTRLRKFEEAGPPEERPPAQAVSMRLRGSRTGKRAVVCERLELTGLMKPFDLEVWYGDRVAVLGSNGSGKSHFLRLLAGGGTDPDRAKGHVTEVGATLARIPHEGSAVLGARIVPGWFAQGHEVPGLRGRTLLEILHHGDANREGMAREAASSALDRYGLAGSALQRFDDLSGGQQARLQILLLELSGATLLLLDEPTDNLDLVSAEALEDALTRFDGTVLAVTHDRWFTRSFDRFLVFRSDGEVVESDAPVFDEARVARAR, from the coding sequence ATGGGTTTCATCGACGTCAACGGCGTCTGCTTCTCGCTGCCCGACGGCCGGCCGCTGCTCGCCGACCTCGCCTTCCGCGTCACGGAGGGACGCACGACCGCCCTCATCGGCCAGAACGGCGCCGGCAAGACCACGCTGCTGCGCATCATCCGCGGCGACCTGCGCCCCGACGAGGGCAGCGTGCAGGTCGACGGCGGGCTCGGCGTCATGGACCAGTTCGTCGGCCGCGGCGAGGTCGTCGAGGGCGTCGACCGCACGGTGCACGGCCTGCTCGTCTCGGTCGCCCCGGCCCGCGTGCGTGCCGCGGCGATCGAGCTCGAGCAGGCCGAGAACGCCCTGATCGAGACGGATGACACGGCCGCGCAGATGCGGTACGCGTCGGCGCTCGCCGAGTACGCCGAGGCCGGCGGCTACGACCAGGAGGTGGTCTGGGACCACTGCACCATTGCGGCGCTCGGCGTGCCGTTCGAGCGCGCCAAGTGGCGCGAGCTCTCCACGCTCTCGGGCGGCGAGCAGAAGCGGCTCGCGCTCGAGGCGCTGCTGCGCGGGCCCGAGCAGGTGCTGCTGCTCGACGAGCCCGACAACTCGCTCGACGTGCCCGGCAAGCGATGGCTCGAGCAGCAGCTGCGCACGACGCCGAAGACGGTGCTGCTGGTCTCGCACGATCGCGAGCTGCTCGCGCGCGCGGCCGACCGCATCGTGACGCTCGAGGCGGGCGGCGCCGGCAGCACGGCGTGGGTGCACGGCGGGAGCTTCCGCGGGTACCACGCGGCGCGCGAGGAGCGGTTCGCGCGGCTCGACGAGCTGCGCCGCCGCTGGGACGAGCAGCACGCGCAGCTGAAGCAGCTCGCGCAGAACCTCAAGGTCAAGGCGACGTACAACGACGCCATGGCCTCGCGATACCAGGCGGCGCTCACGCGCCTGCGGAAGTTCGAGGAGGCCGGCCCGCCCGAGGAGCGTCCGCCGGCCCAGGCGGTGTCGATGCGGCTGCGCGGATCGCGCACGGGCAAGCGAGCAGTCGTGTGCGAGCGGCTCGAGCTCACGGGCCTGATGAAGCCGTTCGACCTCGAGGTGTGGTACGGCGACCGGGTCGCGGTGCTCGGCTCGAACGGCTCGGGCAAGTCGCACTTCCTGCGGCTGCTCGCGGGCGGCGGCACCGACCCCGACCGGGCCAAAGGCCACGTGACCGAGGTCGGCGCGACGCTCGCGCGCATCCCGCACGAGGGCTCGGCGGTGCTCGGCGCTCGCATCGTGCCCGGCTGGTTCGCCCAGGGCCACGAGGTGCCCGGCCTGCGCGGCCGCACGCTGCTCGAGATCCTGCACCACGGCGACGCGAACCGCGAGGGCATGGCGCGCGAGGCCGCGAGCTCGGCGCTCGACCGGTACGGCCTCGCGGGGTCGGCACTGCAGCGTTTCGACGACCTCTCGGGCGGGCAGCAGGCGCGCCTGCAGATCCTGCTGCTCGAGCTCTCGGGCGCGACGCTGCTGCTGCTCGACGAGCCGACGGACAACCTCGACCTCGTCTCGGCCGAGGCGCTCGAGGACGCGCTCACGCGGTTCGACGGCACGGTGCTCGCGGTCACGCACGACCGCTGGTTCACGCGCTCGTTCGACCGGTTCCTCGTGTTCCGGTCCGACGGCGAGGTCGTCGAGTCGGACGCCCCGGTGTTCGACGAGGCGCGCGTCGCACGCGCTCGGTAG
- the guaA gene encoding glutamine-hydrolyzing GMP synthase → MSETQQRPVLVVDFGAQYAQLIARRVREASVYSEIVPHTITAEEVRAKDPVGIVLSGGPSSVYEDGAPALDPGILELGVPTLGICYGFQVMAQQLGGEVAHTGHREYGSTSVTVRSDDGNSLLGGQPEHQTVWMSHGDSVAVAPDGFEVLASTATTPVAAFANDEQGFYGVQWHPEVKHSPFGQDVIENFLHRAAGIPADWNSGNVIAEQVARIREQVGSGRVIAGLSGGVDSAVAAAIVHEAVGDQLVCVFVDHGLLRKDERRQVEEDYVAATGIRLVTVDAVDTFLDALAGVTDPEEKRKIIGREFIRAFERAERDLVAEAEADGQPIRFLVQGTLYPDVVESGGGAGTANIKSHHNVGGLPEDLQFELVEPLRTLFKDEVRAIGRELGLPEAIVGRQPFPGPGLGIRIVGEVTRDRLEVLREADAIARAELTAAGLDHEIWQCPVVLLADVRSVGVQGDGRTYGHPIVLRPVSSEDAMTADWTRLPYDVLAKISNRITNEVREVNRVVLDVTSKPPGTIEWE, encoded by the coding sequence GTGAGCGAGACCCAGCAGCGCCCGGTGCTCGTCGTCGACTTCGGCGCGCAGTACGCGCAGCTGATCGCACGACGCGTGCGCGAGGCATCCGTCTACTCCGAGATCGTGCCGCACACGATCACCGCCGAGGAGGTGCGCGCGAAGGACCCGGTGGGCATCGTTCTCTCGGGCGGTCCCTCGTCGGTGTACGAGGACGGCGCGCCCGCCCTCGATCCCGGCATCCTCGAGCTCGGCGTGCCGACGCTCGGGATCTGCTACGGCTTCCAGGTCATGGCGCAGCAGCTCGGCGGCGAGGTCGCCCACACCGGCCACCGCGAGTACGGCTCGACCTCCGTGACCGTGCGCAGCGACGACGGCAACTCGCTGCTCGGCGGCCAGCCCGAGCACCAGACGGTGTGGATGAGCCACGGCGACTCGGTCGCGGTCGCGCCCGACGGGTTCGAGGTGCTCGCCTCCACGGCGACCACTCCGGTCGCGGCGTTCGCGAACGACGAGCAGGGCTTCTACGGCGTGCAATGGCACCCCGAGGTCAAGCACTCGCCGTTCGGCCAGGACGTCATCGAGAACTTCCTGCACCGCGCGGCGGGGATCCCCGCCGACTGGAACTCGGGCAACGTCATCGCCGAGCAGGTCGCGCGCATCCGCGAGCAGGTCGGCTCCGGCCGGGTCATCGCGGGCCTCTCGGGCGGCGTCGACTCGGCGGTCGCGGCCGCGATCGTGCACGAGGCCGTCGGCGACCAGCTCGTCTGCGTCTTCGTCGACCACGGCCTGCTCCGCAAGGACGAGCGCCGCCAGGTCGAGGAGGACTACGTCGCGGCCACCGGCATCCGCCTGGTCACCGTCGACGCGGTCGACACGTTCCTCGACGCGCTCGCGGGGGTCACCGACCCCGAGGAGAAGCGCAAGATCATCGGGCGCGAGTTCATCCGCGCGTTCGAGCGCGCCGAGCGCGACCTCGTCGCCGAGGCCGAGGCCGACGGCCAGCCGATCCGGTTCCTCGTGCAGGGCACGCTCTACCCCGACGTGGTCGAGTCGGGCGGCGGCGCCGGCACCGCGAACATCAAGAGCCACCACAACGTCGGCGGCCTGCCCGAAGACCTCCAGTTCGAGCTCGTCGAGCCGCTGCGCACCCTGTTCAAGGACGAGGTGCGCGCGATCGGCCGCGAGCTCGGCCTGCCCGAGGCGATTGTGGGGCGCCAGCCGTTCCCCGGCCCGGGCCTGGGCATCCGCATCGTCGGAGAGGTCACGCGCGACCGGCTCGAGGTGCTGCGCGAGGCCGACGCCATCGCGCGCGCCGAGCTGACCGCCGCCGGGCTCGACCACGAGATCTGGCAGTGCCCGGTCGTGCTGCTCGCCGACGTGCGCTCGGTGGGCGTGCAGGGCGACGGCCGCACCTACGGGCACCCGATCGTGCTGCGCCCGGTCTCGTCGGAGGATGCGATGACCGCCGACTGGACCCGCCTGCCCTACGACGTGCTCGCCAAGATCTCGAACCGCATCACGAACGAGGTGCGCGAGGTCAACCGCGTGGTGCTCGACGTCACGTCGAAGCCGCCGGGCACCATCGAGTGGGAGTGA
- a CDS encoding MalY/PatB family protein produces MHRVAADPIDLLRTRTSAKWRRYEPDVLPLPVAEMDYPLAEPIAEALHAAIRRSDTGYNSGSLPVAEAFAGFAAARLGWEPDPARVTCTADVSMGIVEVLRRVVRPGEGVVIDPPIYPPFFDLVTEAGGVVVEVPLAGGIDEGWSLDLPGIEAAFAGGARAMVLCNPHNPVGLVHAREHLAALAELAERYGVTIVSDEVHGPLSQPESPYVPFLTVSDAAREHGVTVTAATKAFNLAGLKAAMILTASERGDAVRASFPYEVEWRMGQFGSIASVAAFRHGAYWLDGVLASIDDNRRLLVDLLADLLPGVRYRMPQASYLAWLDLSALGWGDDPAERALREARVALAPGPGFGREAGRGHARLNLACSPEVLSEAITRIADARERPTVVE; encoded by the coding sequence ATGCACCGCGTCGCCGCCGACCCGATCGACCTGCTCCGCACCCGAACGAGCGCCAAGTGGCGCCGCTACGAGCCCGACGTGCTGCCGCTGCCCGTCGCCGAGATGGACTACCCACTCGCCGAGCCGATCGCCGAGGCGCTGCACGCGGCGATCCGGCGCTCCGACACGGGCTACAACTCGGGCAGCCTCCCGGTCGCCGAGGCGTTCGCCGGGTTCGCCGCCGCGCGCCTGGGGTGGGAGCCCGATCCGGCCCGGGTCACCTGCACCGCCGACGTGAGCATGGGCATCGTCGAGGTGCTCCGCCGGGTCGTCCGGCCGGGCGAGGGCGTCGTCATCGACCCGCCGATCTACCCGCCGTTCTTCGATCTCGTCACCGAGGCCGGCGGCGTCGTCGTCGAGGTGCCGCTCGCGGGCGGCATCGACGAGGGCTGGTCGCTCGACCTGCCCGGCATCGAGGCCGCGTTCGCCGGCGGGGCGCGCGCCATGGTGCTCTGCAACCCGCACAACCCGGTCGGGCTGGTGCACGCGCGCGAGCATCTCGCGGCGCTGGCCGAGCTCGCCGAGCGGTACGGCGTCACGATCGTGTCCGACGAGGTGCACGGCCCGCTCTCGCAGCCCGAGTCGCCGTACGTGCCGTTCCTGACCGTGTCCGACGCCGCGCGCGAGCACGGCGTGACCGTCACGGCGGCCACCAAGGCGTTCAACCTCGCGGGGCTCAAGGCCGCCATGATCCTCACCGCGAGCGAGCGCGGCGACGCCGTTCGGGCGTCGTTCCCGTACGAGGTCGAGTGGCGGATGGGACAGTTCGGCTCGATCGCGTCCGTCGCCGCGTTCCGCCACGGCGCCTACTGGCTCGACGGCGTGCTCGCCTCGATCGACGACAACCGCAGGCTGCTCGTCGACCTGCTGGCCGACCTGCTGCCGGGCGTGCGGTACCGGATGCCGCAGGCGAGCTACCTGGCCTGGCTCGACCTCTCCGCGCTCGGCTGGGGCGACGACCCCGCCGAGCGCGCCCTCCGCGAGGCTCGCGTCGCGCTCGCGCCGGGTCCCGGCTTCGGCCGCGAGGCCGGACGCGGGCACGCGCGGCTGAACCTCGCCTGCTCGCCCGAGGTGCTCTCGGAGGCGATCACGCGCATCGCGGACGCCCGCGAGCGCCCGACGGTGGTCGAGTAG
- a CDS encoding S1C family serine protease, with the protein MNDDDRTDDVSADDLVDDPLDAYSRVVTRVAHDLLPSMASLAVRSRRGQGTGSASVISADGVLLTSAHVVAGADRAEAAFGDGTSVEAEVVGRDPLSDLAVLSARGPVPAPVPLGDARELRVGQLVVALGTPLGLAGSVTAGIVSNLGRSLPTSAGRVVDEVIQTDAALNPGNSGGALADGRGRMVGVNTAVAGVGLGLAVPINPATRAIIDALVVHGRVRRAWLGIAGAQVRLAPELAARIGSTTGLQVTAVVPGSPAEAANIRPGDIAVSLDGTGIVTATSIQRLMVEDAIDREVEMTLWRGGALVDVFVVPRELVGA; encoded by the coding sequence GTGAACGACGACGACCGCACCGACGACGTGAGCGCCGACGACCTCGTCGACGACCCGCTGGACGCGTACTCCCGGGTGGTCACGCGCGTCGCGCACGACCTGCTCCCGAGCATGGCGAGCCTGGCCGTGCGATCCCGCCGCGGGCAGGGCACGGGCAGCGCGAGCGTGATCTCGGCCGACGGGGTGCTGCTCACGAGCGCGCACGTGGTCGCGGGCGCCGATCGCGCAGAGGCCGCGTTCGGCGACGGCACGTCGGTCGAGGCCGAGGTCGTGGGCCGCGATCCGCTCTCCGACCTCGCGGTGCTGAGCGCCCGCGGTCCGGTCCCGGCGCCCGTGCCGCTCGGCGACGCCCGCGAGTTGCGGGTCGGCCAGCTCGTGGTCGCGCTCGGCACTCCGCTCGGCCTGGCGGGCAGCGTGACGGCCGGCATCGTCTCGAACCTCGGGCGGTCGCTGCCGACGTCGGCCGGGCGCGTCGTCGACGAGGTGATCCAGACGGATGCCGCGCTGAACCCCGGCAACAGCGGCGGCGCGCTCGCCGACGGCCGCGGTCGCATGGTCGGCGTGAACACCGCGGTCGCGGGGGTCGGACTCGGGCTCGCGGTGCCCATCAACCCCGCCACCCGGGCGATCATCGACGCGCTCGTGGTCCACGGACGGGTCCGGCGCGCGTGGCTCGGCATCGCCGGCGCGCAGGTGCGGCTCGCCCCCGAGCTCGCGGCGCGCATCGGATCGACCACCGGCCTCCAGGTGACGGCGGTCGTACCCGGAAGCCCCGCCGAGGCGGCGAACATCCGGCCGGGCGACATCGCGGTCAGCCTCGACGGCACGGGCATCGTCACGGCGACCTCGATCCAGCGGCTGATGGTCGAGGACGCGATCGACCGCGAGGTCGAGATGACGCTCTGGCGTGGCGGCGCGCTCGTCGACGTCTTCGTCGTGCCGCGCGAACTCGTCGGGGCGTGA